One window of Quercus robur chromosome 5, dhQueRobu3.1, whole genome shotgun sequence genomic DNA carries:
- the LOC126726299 gene encoding ABC transporter A family member 1-like: MEKVVEFDLLKHADKPSFSLSDRNKHKLYVAIAMIGDPPIVILDEPSTGMDYLAKRFMWEVISRLSTRSGKTAVILTTHCMNEAQALCTRIGIMVGG, translated from the exons ATGGAAAAAGTAGTGGAGTTCGATTTGCTGAAGCATGCGGACAAACCATCATTTTCCCTTAGTGACAGAAACAAGCACAAATTATATGTTGCAATTGCTATGATAGGAGACCCTCCTATAGTCATTCTAGATGAGCCATCCACAG GTATGGATTACCTTGCCAAACGATTCATGTGGGAAGTGATATCTCGTTTATCTACCAGGAGTGGAAAGACAGCAGTAATTCTTACAACTCACTGCATGAATGAAGCTCAAGCTCTGTGCACAAGGATTGGGATAATG GTTGGAGGCTGA
- the LOC126726293 gene encoding uncharacterized protein LOC126726293 isoform X1 → MATKTKILSYLFIVFFVLIGLYNVNWGKFVCDLRNGAIVVLLSAATGTSLHWYAHFEELIRTKEKSFLNSLMRDVTGVTVIISLIATGFVLHNIEGSCERFPVSQRFKLVDLVGKLYTHRNVLEKDSINLEHKFDKLRSLNKAHEELPPERMLVTERTQERMLVPKRTQDKMLVVERTQERLLAPKRTKNGGLSKWERRLNQILKLIKQSQCWLLRH, encoded by the exons ATGGCGACAAAAACCAAAATCCTGAGCTATTTATTCATCGTCTTTTTTGTGTTGATTGGGCTTTACAACGTCAATTGGGGCAAATTTGTGTGTGATTTACGGAATGGTGCAATAGTGGTATTATTGTCTGCAGCGACCGGGACAAGTCTTCACTGGTACGCACACTTCGAGGAGTTGATTCGGACGAAGGAAAAATCATTCCTGAATTCGTTGATGAGGGATGTGACTGGTGTGACCGTGATCATCAGCTTAATTGCAACTGGTTTTGTGCTGCACAATATTGAAGGTTCTTGTGAGAG gTTTCCTGTTTCCCAAAGGTTCAAACTTGTAGATTTGGTGGGAAAGCTTTACACTCATAGGAATGTGCTAGAGAAAGACTCGATTAACCTTGAACACAAATTTGATAAGTTGAGAAGTCTCAACAAAG CACATGAAGAGCTTCCTCCAGAAAGAATGCTAGTTACTGAAAGGACTCAAGAGAGAATGCTAGTTCCAAAAAGGACTCAAGACAAAATGCTAGTTGTTGAAAGGACTCAAGAAAGATTGCTAGCTCCTAAAAGGACGAAGAATGGAGGACTGTCAAAATGGGAGAGAAGGCTGAACCAAATATTGAAGTTGATAAAGCAAAGTCAGTGTTGGCTACTAAGACATTAA
- the LOC126726293 gene encoding uncharacterized protein LOC126726293 isoform X3, producing MATKTKILSHLFIVFFVLIGLYNVNWGKFVCDLRNGVIVVLLSAATGTSLHWYYHFKGLIRTKEKSFLNSLMRDVTGVAVIISLIATGFVLHNIEGSCERFPVSQRFKLVDLVGKLYTHRNVLQKDSINLEHKFDKLRSLNKAHEELPPERMLVTERTQERMLVPKRTQDKMLVVERTQERLLAPKRTKNGGLSKWERRLNQILKLIKQSQCWLLRH from the exons ATGGCGACAAAAACCAAAATCCTGAGCCATTTATTCATCGTCTTTTTTGTGTTGATTGGGCTTTACAACGTCAATTGGGGCAAATTTGTGTGTGATTTACGGAATGGTGTAATAGTGGTATTATTGTCTGCAGCGACCGGGACAAGTCTTCACTGGTACTATCACTTCAAGGGGTTGATTCGGACGAAGGAAAAATCATTCCTGAATTCGTTGATGAGGGATGTGACTGGTGTGGCCGTGATCATCAGCTTAATTGCAACTGGTTTTGTGCTGCACAATATTGAAGGTTCTTGTGAGAG gtTTCCTGTTTCCCAAAGGTTCAAACTTGTAGATTTGGTGGGAAAGCTTTACACTCATAGGAATGTGCTACAGAAAGACTCGATTAACCTCGAACACAAATTTGATAAGTTGAGAAGTCTCAACAAAG CACATGAAGAGCTTCCTCCAGAAAGAATGCTAGTTACTGAAAGGACTCAAGAGAGAATGCTAGTTCCAAAAAGGACTCAAGACAAAATGCTAGTTGTTGAAAGGACTCAAGAAAGATTGCTAGCTCCTAAAAGGACGAAGAATGGAGGACTGTCAAAATGGGAGAGAAGGCTGAACCAAATATTGAAGTTGATAAAGCAAAGTCAGTGTTGGCTACTAAGACATTAA
- the LOC126726293 gene encoding uncharacterized protein LOC126726293 isoform X2: MATKTKILSYLFIVFFVLIGLYNVNWGKFVCDLRNGAIVVLLSAATGTSLHWYAHFEELIRTKEKSFLNSLMRDVTGVTVIISLIATGFVLHNIEGSCERFPVSQRFKLVDLVGKLYTHRNVLQKDSINLEHKFDKLRSLNKAHEELPPERMLVTERTQERMLVPKRTQDKMLVVERTQERLLAPKRTKNGGLSKWERRLNQILKLIKQSQCWLLRH, from the exons ATGGCGACAAAAACCAAAATCCTGAGCTATTTATTCATCGTCTTTTTTGTGTTGATTGGGCTTTACAACGTCAATTGGGGCAAATTTGTGTGTGATTTACGGAATGGTGCAATAGTGGTATTATTGTCTGCAGCGACCGGGACAAGTCTTCACTGGTACGCACACTTCGAGGAGTTGATTCGGACGAAGGAAAAATCATTCCTGAATTCGTTGATGAGGGATGTGACTGGTGTGACCGTGATCATCAGCTTAATTGCAACTGGTTTTGTGCTGCACAATATTGAAGGTTCTTGTGAGAG gtTTCCTGTTTCCCAAAGGTTCAAACTTGTAGATTTGGTGGGAAAGCTTTACACTCATAGGAATGTGCTACAGAAAGACTCGATTAACCTCGAACACAAATTTGATAAGTTGAGAAGTCTCAACAAAG CACATGAAGAGCTTCCTCCAGAAAGAATGCTAGTTACTGAAAGGACTCAAGAGAGAATGCTAGTTCCAAAAAGGACTCAAGACAAAATGCTAGTTGTTGAAAGGACTCAAGAAAGATTGCTAGCTCCTAAAAGGACGAAGAATGGAGGACTGTCAAAATGGGAGAGAAGGCTGAACCAAATATTGAAGTTGATAAAGCAAAGTCAGTGTTGGCTACTAAGACATTAA